ccaaacagttcttggccacacttgactaccatagaaggaaataattaaaatggtaaacaaaagtgccccagaactgtttgcttgcctacatttttcataaatatctgtttgtgttcaacataacaaaaagattcataaagcatttataaaacattatttaatgtaaagcattttttctaCTATTCTAGCcattggtggccaagaactgtttggttacaagcattcttctaaatatctttctctttgtgcatcaatttattcagatttggaacaacctaagggttggtaaatgatgataaaatgttacattttttgggtgaaccgttcctttaaagcaacactataaAACTTTTGCTAACTCAACCCCATGTTGTTGAGATgcacaattgtctgttaccagtgttgCAAGTAATGTTGCTGTATAAGCTCAActcactttatttataaagcactttttacaattttcattgatgagacattgactataagcaaaacaactattaaagtcttgttaaaacattacaattttttttgaatTTGTCCGcttaagagttgttctaccactgaaattATTTTAGAGAAATTATTTTAAGGTAGAAAAACTACAACGTGTTGCTTTAAGgatgtcttgttttatttacctCCATTATCTCGTATTTTTGCATCACATTTTGTTTGTATCCACAGTTTGTCTGTAGGTTCTGTGTGGATAAACTGTCATTCTGTAATGGATCCTGCACTGCCTCTGTGTGGACGGAAGGAGAGTGGAAACTGCACTGATGGGGGCAAAGAGGTACATTATACAAATACTACATGACTGCTTGTTTATTGGTGTGTGTTAAAGCTAGGGAAGGGAGTATCAAAGCAATAGCAAGCTACATTTGAAAGCAGAAGAGGGGAAAGTTGAAAATCGTTGCAAATCGGtggaatgtattatttttatatctcgTTCACTGGGTAGACAATATGCACATGACACGTCATATGACGTTACAAGAATAATGAATACAATGTGTAAACATAGGCTTATGAACATGCTGATGATGTGTCATTTATGCTACAGTAGGATTCGACAGGCATCCTATCATTGCATTCATATTCAGACTACTTTAGTTGATTTCAACCAGGATAACAAAAATTTTGCCTATTCTAGCTTTAAAAGGATTAGCTTCAttgtataaacatttgtttctgatcTTGTTCAGGTTGATAGTTGGTTAAATGTTTCATGTCTGACTAACTCTCTGTTCCTCTTTAGGGACTGTATCAGTTCCTGCGTCCCGCTCTCTCCCCCACCCTTCCACGCTGCACTCCCACCTCAATAAACTATGATGAATTTGGTTCTGCAGCATCTAAATTCCTGATACCTGAAGGATTTGATCCCTCCAGGTGGGGGTTTTATCCGCCATGTCTTGTGTACAATGTTTTAGAGGTTAATTGACTGACTTGTTTACTAAATCTAGGTCTCTCTTGCAGTGTACCTCGGTTTTACTCGCAGTTAGTGGGTGGTCAGTTGCGTAAAGCTGACTCCGGCTGCACCAGGTCGGTGTTGGGCCCTGAGGGCACTGTGTTGGCTCACTGCCCAGACGGAGGCAGAAAAGATGTCCGTAATGCAGTAGAGGCCGCCATTAAGGTCCAGCCAGGGTAAGCTTATATAGAAAGTTGCTTTTCGACTGAAAATACAGGCCAAACATAGCATAACCCTGATTCACACTCCCCTTCCTGATTGTTGTTTACTGTTGCTCCTTGCTTTTTATGCAGGTGGATGAAGAAGAGTCCTGCTGCACGCTCTCAGTCCCTTTACTCACTTACTGACCTCCTGGAGAAGAAGAGACTGGAAATTGCTGCGTCAATCCAGACTCAAACTGGCATCTCATTGGAAGAGGCGAATAAAGAGGTGGAGCTTAGCATCTCCAGGCTTTCTGATTGGGCTGCACGCTGTGATAAGGAGGGGGGTGGAATTCCAGTAAGACCATACAGATTTTAATGATTGGTGTTTCAGTGTTTTCATGACTGTTTGATTCATCTGACTTCAGAATATGTTTCATCCTCTCTTTATAGTTCCTGCCGCAGTCTGGTTCTGCCCTGTCAACTCCTGAGGCCTTAGGTGTAGTGGGTGTGGTTCTTCCCAGTTCCAAACCGATCCTATCTTTGGTGTCCCTGCTGGGGGCAGCGGTTGCCATGGGTAATGCTGTTGTTATGGTGCCAAGTGAAAAATACCCTCTTCCGGCTCTttcatttattcaggtttgCCAAGTTCAGATCCTTGCTTATCAAATGTACGTTATGTATTTGATTCAGTTGCTTGCAGGAAACAATTTGGACACTGTTATACtaagatgtattttataatgttgttatgttttgcaaattattatctatttaaatgtattatgtttGTAACATCAACCTCCGCTCTTTGTTCAAAGGTGCTGCAGAACTCTGATCTTCCAGGAGGTCTGGTCAGTATAATAACTGGGGACAGGGATAAGCTGACCCATGCACTTGCCAACCACAGTGTCATTCAAAGCATTTGGTACTGGGGAAGTATAGAGGTGAGGGTTTTTTGTTTGAACAGACTAGTAGGTGTAATAATTAGGTACAATTGAATATTTTAGGTGCAATTTTTTACACTTCAGAAGGGGACATGGGTatgttttaatttgaataaatgatgttttgttttacgTGAAGTTGACGTGGTGAGATCACATGACTAGTCAAACTTCTGGTTGCTTTATCTCCGTAACCCACCCTAGTGCTGCACACTTTTTGGTGAATATTATCTTCACTAACAGATTctgcattttgtttcaaaagCACTTTAGAAAAACATATTGACCAACATAATTTAGATAAACTTTTTGAGTGCTCCATTAATGTAAACTACTAACTTGTACTAGTTCTTGCCATCGTCATGTTGATGATATCAGTCTGTCAGAAAAGGAAGAATGGTGTACCTGTGTATAATTTGTTAGGCAggcacattttattttgttactttCCTGTGCAGCTTTATAAGTGTACAGGCAGGGCTGGGATGGTTACTTTTAACTCATTCCAcaccagcctttttaaaaaaagttgcaatcattaaaaaccgctaaaacatgtacgttctaggttctgggatactgtactttttcccaggggtatgtgtaacagcgccacctcctgtacaacagtacaaacactgattgccgtaataacttgtctttggcggggaagcgtatttttttaaatgacgagataacttgtcaatggcggtgaaagcgttaaaatgtatttcactacagattacaaaatacatgctttaaaaagtaatatgcaacatatttttttagattacacaaatattttaagtaagGCTGCGTTCATATTTATAGTTCGGTTattttggtccggaccaaaaaGGGATTTAGTCCTGTTCACATAGACGCTGTTACGTTCATATTTCAATCAAACTGTGCCAGAGTTGGTATGAAAGTGGACCGAGACCTATCTTTTCAGCGGTCTCTGTCTGCTTGTTTGGTGCGCACCAGGGTCTGGGTGGCAGCGTTCACACTTACAAAAACAGAGTGTAATCGAACCAAACATGGCATATATGAACCCTAAATCTAAATACTTTAGAATACTTATAATGTACATAAAACAAAGGGATCACCAAATAGAGGACTTGACTTTCCTCtgcatattattttaaacatcgGTTTACCGTTTTCCTTCATCGGACATTATAGCCCACAATTGTAAATGCATGTCTCACAATTCTAATAAAAGAAGTCATAATATTCAgagatataaacacacaattgTAAGGAAAAAGTTAAAACTGTGAGACAAAACGTAACAATTAcctaaaaaaattactttgcaAATTATATGAACCAGATTATTCAAATTTTGCATATTTGGCCAGAAGTATGAAATCTATGAGCATACCTGTAGTGTAGGATACTTTTGCAGATTATCAGAGAATCACAGAttgctgtttacatttattgcctgttacaatttatattaatgtataaggaaaataaatgacattaaattCCAAATAATTTGATAATACTTTAATGCATGTAACTGTAATTTGATTACAGCCCATTTATAAGTTATTAATGAAATACAGTTActcaaaatttgtattttatgtatgtAACGAAATTACATGTATTTAGTTAATCCCCAGCCTGCATACAGGTCATTTTGCTGACATAGGCAGGGAAAATTGCTCGGTCAGCACTAATGTGAACATGACTTTCATAGATTCTTTCACTTCTCTTGGTCAGGGCTGTCAGTTCCTCCAATACTCATGTGCCTGTCCTCTTAAACGCCTGTGGCTGCACTGTGAATGTGAGGAGCAGGAAAAAGGAGGCCGAGACTGGACCAGCTCAAATCCCTCTCATCAAGAAGAGCTTTGGAGGAGGGCTGTTGTCTGGAAGAGTGTATGGATCCCCACGGCCTAAAGCACTTATTTACTAAATGACAAGTATTTCCCCAAAGTGGGTGTAATGGTTGTAGTGGGTTCTTTCAAGATTCTGCACAAGGCCAATAACCCAGTAAATAGGGACACCAAGTGATGTAAAACTTATTTACAGTATGGGAAAGATGATGATCCTTTTATTTGTTATCATCATGACACATTGCCTTAGAGACTCTGGAAACAAAAACtaactttttttacaatatagCAATATATCAAGTTTGATCAATTATCTgtcaatattaaaatatgttaaacacTGCTGTTACGTAATGCAGGTAATTTCAGAATTCTATTGTTATAGAAAATGCAGGaattttactgtaattaaaataattgtgatttctTTTTTGAAATGCTGTCCTGTCAAATATATAAAGCTGAAGATTTTGTGAGTGAAGCAATTTCTATTTACTGTAGTACAGATAGACGGATAGATGCGTCATAAAGCATAGGAAATAAACTGGGTATAATGCTGTGTCACAATGACACAGCTATGCAGTATCAGGTCCCATGATTGCTGACAGGGTGAGGTTTGTATGCAGTTTCCGGGTACAAAAATGCTCAGTCATTGTCATCTGACTTATTACCTTTGCACTCGGTCCAAAGCTTAGTTTCATTCAgtattatatgaattaaatgttttacaattcTCCCCCTTGACATATACCATGTCAAATATTCTTTGTTGTATAGGCACTATAAAGTCGGGTAAATGCTGACCAAAACTGGTAACATGGATTTGAAATGTCAgaaaataataatgtcatgaaaCTGGATTCGTTGGAATAAACAACGTCGCATTGTTGTGATAAAAACACATGTCATTCACTTTCCTTAAATAGTTAATGGGGGAAAATACAATGTAGcacagatgtttgcataataaaaaatgagCATGTCTCCTAAACATTTTCAATTCGTTTGTAAAATCGGATTTACTGGATTTAATCTACATTTAGGAAAACCTAACGATGAAATTAAAACGATATAGTTTGATTGTGTGGGGGAAATCTAGGAAACGTTTTTCTTTGTTGACGCGGAGTCTCATCTGTCGTGTCTCTCATTTgctttctgattggctgagctcTCCTCAGACGTGGCACGTTGTGAGCGTATATAAGACGGACGCGCACCCTCCATTTTACAGCGGCTTCGGGAAGATACAAGGAGTTTCTTGCTTCAACAGTGTTTGAACGGAACTTCGACCTCTCTACGAATTTCGTTTCGCGTTtctcatttatatatatttatcattttttaccAGTTTTGATAACAAAAAGATAAACATCCGCCGAAATGGATTCTCAGGTTCGCCAAAACTACGACCGCGAATGCGAGGCTTTGATCAACAAGATGGTGAATTTGGAGCTTTACGCTTCATACACTTACACCTCAATGGTAAGTTATTGCTTAATACTCtctaaatgtatatgttttttaagcATCGTTTACTTTATTGTTTACAAAACGGTCCCACCTCATATGGAGTCATTGTTTACGCTTGGATTTTGTGCTGCGTCGCGAATGTGGCATGAAACGCGTTAAACGTGTTAAGTCATGTTctcatcttttgttttttcttcaggCTCATTATTTTGACCGGGATGATGTCGCCCTTCGTGGTTTTGCCAAGTTCTTCAAAGAGAACAGTGAGGAGGAGCGTGAGCATGCAGAGAAATTCTTGGAGTTTCAGAACAAGAGGGGTGGACGCATTGTCCTTCAGGACCTAAAGGTAACAATAACCAACATATTGATTGGAAAGATGGAAATAGAGTATTGTTTAAGGGCTCATTGTTTGGTATGAAGTATGGCGTTAACTCATGTGTTGGTCTCTCTTTGCAGAAACCTGAGCGTGATGAGTGGGACAATGGTCTGGTTGCCATGCAGTGCGCCCTAAAGCTAGAGAAGACTGTTAACCAGGCTCTGCTGGATCTCCATAAAGTCTCctctgagaagtgtgatcctcATGTAAGTTCTCAAGATCTTTATTCAAATGTGTAATATCCTATCACCTCCCAAAACTGGGGCTGTCAGTTGACGTTTGGGTTATTAATGGAATTATATGTTTTCTTGGCCAACAGCTTTGTGACTTCTTGGAGACTCACTACCTGAATGAGCAAGTTGAGAGCATTAAGAAGATTGGTGACCACATCACCAACCTTTCAAAGATGGATGCTGGAAACAACAGAATGGCAGAGTACCTGTTTGACAAGCACACCCTGGATGGAAAGAGCTAAACGATGGCCGCAGTTCATCTGCTTGCTGcaaattcttatttttagtttattctAAAATCAAGAAATGTTTATCGCGCAGCCTTTTCAAATCTAGGAGATTACAATCTTAACAAAAGCTCAATGTCAATAGAAAGATGCAGTTTTGCTGCTTGCTCCGATTGGTCATCTTGTGATTGTCAAGCCTTGCATTGCTGAATGTACACTAATTTAAACACTGAagttcaataaacatttttggctGGACTGACTTGTCAGATTTCTTCAATTTTAAGAACTGGAGTCTTCGATTACTGGAAACAAATTGTTCTTttcagaaatgtaaacattaggGATGTTAAATGAGGAAGTTATTGTTGTTACCCACCTCGTGACTGACCTTGGAGCAGAAGTTATTTATCTTGAGGCAAGTCACAGGAACATAACTAACACAATAGATTGGTATGCTACAATTAATTAATGAAGTTACATTTATGTGAACCACTTAATGTAGAGTATAAttctaaaaaacaatacatgttTCGTGCAAGTGTATCAAGTCCACTTAAACTTGAAAGAATTGAAGCAAAAGCCTCGTAACTTATAAACTCCTTTGGGACAGTTTAAAACAGTGCACTGTAAGAACTTAAAAGTGGTGAAACTTATCAGCTCTTGAtgtaaaccacaaaaaaatagaTCTGTTCAACAGCATATCCCCCCAATCCACATGGTACGAACAAACCCAAGAAATTGATTTCTGAGGCATCCTGGC
This region of Triplophysa dalaica isolate WHDGS20190420 chromosome 7, ASM1584641v1, whole genome shotgun sequence genomic DNA includes:
- the LOC130425856 gene encoding ferritin, middle subunit-like, with the protein product MDSQVRQNYDRECEALINKMVNLELYASYTYTSMAHYFDRDDVALRGFAKFFKENSEEEREHAEKFLEFQNKRGGRIVLQDLKKPERDEWDNGLVAMQCALKLEKTVNQALLDLHKVSSEKCDPHLCDFLETHYLNEQVESIKKIGDHITNLSKMDAGNNRMAEYLFDKHTLDGKS